A single region of the Epinephelus fuscoguttatus linkage group LG14, E.fuscoguttatus.final_Chr_v1 genome encodes:
- the tmem229b gene encoding transmembrane protein 229b — protein sequence MVTMETPEAPVPLTALSRWYLYAIHGYFCEVMFTAAWEFVVNCNWKFPGVTSVWALFIYGTCILIVERMYLKLRGRCPVLLRCIIYTLWTYLWEFGTGLLLRQFNACPWDYSGFRYNFMGLITAEYAVPWFCASFIVERLVIRKTLRLRFHEGPEDGWSNHRLDGGGGRGTGGPVGGGRRRERSRGMRNDANGYLKGE from the coding sequence ATGGTGACCATGGAAACCCCAGAGGCTCCTGTACCTCTCACGGCGCTGTCACGCTGGTACCTCTACGCCATCCATGGCTACTTCTGCGAGGTCATGTTCACAGCCGCCTGGGAGTTTGTGGTCAACTGCAACTGGAAATTCCCGGGGGTGACCAGCGTGTGGGCGCTCTTCATCTACGGCACCTGCATCCTGATCGTGGAGCGGATGTACCTGAAGCTGCGCGGCCGCTGCCCCGTGCTGCTGCGCTGCATCATTTACACTTTATGGACGTACCTGTGGGAGTTCGGCACGGGGCTGCTGCTGCGCCAGTTCAACGCCTGCCCCTGGGACTACTCTGGGTTCCGCTACAACTTCATGGGACTGATCACGGCCGAGTACGCCGTGCCCTGGTTCTGCGCCTCCTTCATCGTGGAGCGCTTGGTCATCCGCAAAACGCTGCGGCTGCGCTTCCACGAGGGGCCGGAGGACGGTTGGTCAAACCATCGGTTGGATGGCGGGGGCGGAAGAGGGACAGGAGGACCTGTGGGtggtgggaggaggagagaaagaagcagAGGGATGAGAAATGATGCTAACGGCTACCTTAAAGGAgaatga